One window of the Bradyrhizobium sp. NP1 genome contains the following:
- a CDS encoding dihydroorotase family protein, translating into MADLDLVLAGGKVATPQGLCDASVGVQDGRIVFISTGQWTPKARQTVDVSGKVVVPGFIDTHVHFRDPGLTYKEDFATGTRAAAAGGITTVVDMPNNKPAINRTDAYIQKRDDVRAKAMVDYALYAGATKLDQIPGMLKAGAIGVKIFMVTDPKSGYPHDPELFTGDDGVLYDTLKVANSEGTFCAVHPTNQEIFTHESKKKWDAGTTTPDDFVEAYFGENCVSDHTAMATLIEMVRASRARLHVLHLRSETGVMLIQRAKQDGLPITMEVNPKYVLHTSEDMKRMGPLCTPYGLPDAVRMNILRDIERGFVDVLGSDHAPHTREELEPGWKDAWRIPFGNPQLDHFVSALLTYVDQGILSLQTLVRTLAENPARLIGVYPKKGAIQVGSDADFAVLDLGAKGTFSNDGIQTKVGWSPYAGRAFTGRPVMTISRGRIVMRDGAVVGEPGWGQYIDGAALRAQ; encoded by the coding sequence ATGGCTGATCTGGATCTCGTTCTGGCAGGGGGGAAGGTTGCGACCCCGCAAGGGCTCTGCGACGCCTCCGTCGGCGTGCAGGACGGGCGGATCGTTTTCATCTCGACAGGGCAGTGGACGCCGAAGGCGCGCCAGACGGTCGACGTCTCCGGCAAGGTCGTGGTGCCCGGCTTCATCGACACCCACGTCCATTTCCGCGATCCCGGTCTGACCTACAAGGAGGATTTCGCGACCGGCACGCGGGCTGCAGCCGCCGGCGGCATCACCACCGTGGTCGACATGCCGAACAACAAGCCGGCGATCAACCGCACCGATGCCTACATCCAGAAGCGCGACGACGTCCGTGCCAAGGCGATGGTGGACTATGCGCTCTATGCGGGTGCGACCAAGCTCGACCAGATTCCCGGCATGCTGAAGGCCGGCGCGATCGGCGTGAAGATCTTCATGGTGACCGATCCGAAGTCCGGCTATCCGCACGATCCGGAGCTGTTCACCGGCGACGACGGCGTGCTCTACGACACGCTCAAGGTCGCGAATTCGGAGGGCACGTTCTGCGCGGTGCATCCGACCAATCAGGAGATCTTCACGCACGAATCGAAGAAGAAATGGGACGCGGGCACCACGACGCCCGATGATTTCGTCGAGGCCTATTTCGGCGAGAACTGCGTTTCCGACCACACCGCGATGGCGACGCTGATCGAGATGGTCCGCGCCTCGCGCGCGCGCCTGCACGTCCTGCACCTGCGCTCGGAGACCGGCGTCATGCTGATCCAGCGCGCCAAGCAGGACGGCCTGCCGATCACCATGGAGGTCAATCCGAAATATGTCCTGCACACCTCCGAGGACATGAAGCGGATGGGGCCGCTGTGCACGCCGTATGGCCTTCCCGACGCGGTGCGGATGAACATCCTGCGCGATATCGAGCGCGGCTTTGTCGATGTTCTCGGCAGCGACCACGCGCCCCATACGCGCGAAGAGCTCGAGCCGGGCTGGAAGGACGCCTGGCGGATTCCGTTCGGCAACCCGCAGCTCGATCATTTCGTCTCCGCGCTGCTCACCTATGTCGACCAGGGAATCCTGAGCCTGCAAACGCTGGTGCGGACGCTCGCCGAGAATCCCGCCCGGCTGATCGGCGTCTATCCGAAGAAGGGGGCGATCCAGGTCGGATCGGACGCGGACTTCGCGGTGCTCGATCTCGGCGCCAAAGGCACGTTCTCCAACGACGGCATTCAGACCAAGGTCGGCTGGTCGCCC
- a CDS encoding IclR family transcriptional regulator codes for MDQTSVKAFRLLETLVAAGAPRGVSDLARETGLPKSNVHRVVTTLEALGYVRKTAEGSYAVTLKLWELGTAVMSRVDIRQVASPHMRALVDATGESAILAILDGLDVVYVDKIESDQAIQAMTRVGSRVPAHCVGTGKAMLAFQPAGIEAEIARRVGPRTSATIHEEAALRREFEAIRKRGYAINRGEFRDQVAGVAAPILNSVGGVIAGVGVWGPDQRLAKKLPQLGAAVVVCAEKISAEFGRRSAPEAPVQPSRPNKTSKQDK; via the coding sequence ATGGACCAGACCTCAGTCAAGGCCTTCCGTCTCCTGGAGACGCTGGTCGCCGCCGGCGCGCCGCGCGGGGTTTCCGACCTCGCGCGCGAAACCGGCCTGCCCAAGAGCAACGTGCATCGTGTGGTCACGACGCTCGAAGCGCTCGGCTATGTGCGCAAGACCGCTGAGGGCAGCTACGCGGTGACGCTCAAGCTCTGGGAGCTTGGCACTGCCGTGATGTCGAGGGTCGACATCAGGCAGGTCGCGTCGCCGCACATGCGGGCGCTGGTCGATGCGACCGGTGAGTCGGCGATCCTCGCGATCCTCGACGGTCTGGACGTCGTCTATGTCGACAAGATCGAGTCCGATCAGGCGATCCAGGCGATGACGCGCGTGGGCAGCCGGGTTCCGGCGCATTGCGTCGGCACCGGGAAGGCGATGCTGGCTTTCCAGCCGGCAGGCATCGAGGCGGAGATCGCGCGGCGCGTCGGGCCGAGAACATCGGCGACCATTCACGAGGAAGCTGCGCTTCGTCGCGAGTTCGAGGCGATCCGCAAGCGCGGCTACGCGATCAATCGCGGCGAATTCCGCGATCAGGTGGCGGGCGTCGCCGCGCCGATCCTCAACAGCGTGGGCGGCGTCATCGCCGGGGTCGGCGTCTGGGGACCGGATCAGCGGCTGGCGAAGAAGCTGCCGCAGCTCGGCGCGGCGGTGGTGGTCTGCGCCGAGAAAATCTCGGCGGAATTTGGCCGGCGTTCGGCGCCTGAAGCGCCAGTGCAGCCGTCACGTCCCAACAAGACAAGCAAACAAGACAAGTAG
- the dusA gene encoding tRNA dihydrouridine(20/20a) synthase DusA codes for MMDWTDTRCRAFHRHLTRRARLYTEMLTSGAIIHGDRKRLLGFDESEHPVALQLGGSDPRELAAAAAIGEDFGYDEINLNVGCPSDRVKDGRFGACLMAEPDLVAACVAAMKRAVKIPVTVKCRIGIDDQDPELALDVLARAVVAAGSDALIVHARKAWLNGLSPKENRDIPPLDYARVYRLKQSLRDVPVIINGGIASLDEAKRHLAHVDGVMLGRAAYQEPWRLLAVDPEIFGEDAPHDDVGGAFEAMMPYIERELARGMRLHTITRHFVGAFHGVPGARAFRRHLSVYGVKAGAGIEVLRDAIALVDRVQHSPPVSAGDLAHAGIEEPLANFEI; via the coding sequence ATGATGGATTGGACGGATACGCGCTGCCGCGCCTTCCACCGCCATTTGACCCGGCGCGCGCGCCTCTACACGGAGATGCTGACGAGCGGCGCCATCATCCATGGCGACCGCAAGCGCCTGCTTGGCTTCGACGAAAGCGAGCATCCGGTCGCGCTTCAGCTCGGCGGCTCGGATCCGCGTGAGCTCGCGGCCGCGGCCGCGATCGGCGAGGATTTCGGCTATGACGAGATCAACCTCAATGTCGGCTGCCCCTCGGATCGCGTGAAGGATGGGCGCTTCGGCGCCTGCCTGATGGCCGAGCCGGATCTGGTCGCGGCCTGCGTCGCGGCGATGAAGCGCGCGGTGAAAATTCCGGTCACGGTGAAATGCCGGATCGGCATCGACGACCAGGATCCGGAATTGGCGCTCGATGTGCTGGCGCGCGCGGTGGTCGCCGCCGGCAGCGACGCGCTGATCGTGCATGCCCGAAAGGCGTGGCTGAACGGGCTGTCGCCGAAGGAGAACCGCGACATCCCGCCGCTCGATTACGCGCGGGTCTACCGGCTGAAGCAGTCGCTTCGCGACGTGCCCGTCATCATTAATGGCGGGATCGCGAGCCTCGACGAGGCGAAGCGCCATCTCGCACATGTCGACGGCGTCATGCTCGGGCGTGCCGCCTATCAGGAACCGTGGCGGCTGCTTGCGGTCGATCCCGAGATCTTCGGCGAAGACGCGCCGCATGACGACGTGGGCGGCGCGTTCGAGGCCATGATGCCCTATATCGAGCGCGAGCTCGCGCGCGGCATGCGGCTGCACACGATCACGCGGCATTTTGTCGGCGCATTCCACGGCGTGCCCGGTGCGCGCGCCTTTCGCCGCCATCTTTCCGTGTACGGCGTCAAGGCCGGCGCCGGCATCGAGGTGTTGCGGGATGCCATCGCGCTCGTGGACCGAGTGCAGCACTCGCCGCCGGTTTCGGCGGGCGATCTTGCGCATGCCGGAATCGAAGAGCCGCTCGCCAATTTCGAAATCTAG
- a CDS encoding tyrosine-type recombinase/integrase, whose protein sequence is MPTFTKLKSGRWRVQVRRKNEYVANTFIRRRDAEEWAIDAERSIDRGAPIRRSRPHERPRIFADLIALHLDDLAQVGKPMRRSKSMVLKALKTSLGRVSLKDITREKLIEFGRKRAAQGAGPATLAIDFSFIRAVLLHAAAVHGITVSVESVQLARAPLKHLDLVGKSNERDRRPTQDELNRLIEYAESNPHQFIPLGRIIRFAVATAMRQAEICRIEWSDVDMTKRMVTIRDRKDPRRKDGNHQIVPLLNSTGYDAWQIMIEQRILTRGLWPSGVWHQRGRHHHAEHHQGDRRADQKKRRRAALRRHG, encoded by the coding sequence ATGCCGACCTTTACGAAGCTGAAATCGGGGCGCTGGCGCGTTCAGGTCAGGAGGAAGAACGAGTACGTCGCGAACACCTTCATTCGGCGGCGTGACGCCGAGGAGTGGGCAATTGACGCGGAGCGTTCAATCGATCGCGGCGCTCCAATCCGGCGCTCGCGACCTCACGAGCGGCCGCGCATCTTTGCCGACTTGATCGCACTGCACCTCGATGATCTGGCTCAGGTTGGCAAGCCTATGCGACGATCGAAGTCCATGGTGCTCAAAGCGCTCAAGACCTCCCTCGGGCGCGTAAGTCTCAAAGACATAACCCGTGAGAAATTGATCGAGTTCGGAAGAAAGAGAGCCGCGCAAGGCGCCGGCCCGGCTACCCTTGCCATCGATTTTTCTTTCATTCGAGCAGTGCTGCTGCACGCGGCAGCCGTGCACGGCATCACGGTGTCTGTCGAGAGCGTTCAGTTAGCTCGAGCGCCGCTTAAGCATCTCGACCTCGTTGGAAAATCAAACGAGCGCGACCGTCGCCCCACCCAAGACGAACTGAATCGGTTGATCGAGTATGCTGAATCCAATCCCCATCAATTCATCCCACTCGGAAGAATTATTCGCTTCGCGGTAGCGACCGCAATGCGCCAGGCTGAGATCTGCCGAATAGAATGGTCTGATGTCGACATGACGAAGCGAATGGTCACGATCCGCGATCGCAAAGACCCACGACGAAAGGACGGAAATCATCAGATAGTCCCCCTCCTCAATTCGACGGGCTACGATGCGTGGCAAATCATGATCGAGCAACGCATCCTCACGCGCGGCCTCTGGCCATCAGGCGTGTGGCACCAACGTGGAAGGCATCACCACGCCGAACACCACCAGGGTGATCGCCGAGCGGATCAGAAAAAGCGGCGGAGAGCTGCGTTACGTCGCCATGGATGA
- a CDS encoding sugar phosphate isomerase/epimerase has protein sequence MFKGARKSVRNRVEKYSLAYLTTAPMQAPEMIQLARDVGFETIGARLTSTAPNEPSALLEDASLQRATISCIKATGVGILDVEVLRIDPDFEVKEHKRLFEVAAMLGAAVVLAIGDDPDELRLRDRFGELCELAAPYHLDVQLEFMPWTAVPDARTALRIVSSIGKSNAKILVDTLHVARSQTTLDDLSAIPADMIKSVQICDGNNCGVMSPEAMMQSARYGRLLPGEGDVDIPGILSRLPNGLRIGVEVPNSIRLAELGPKSWAERALVASKLVVERVGQSIELHDDLNREGEK, from the coding sequence GTGTTCAAAGGAGCCCGAAAATCGGTGAGGAATAGGGTAGAAAAATACTCATTGGCGTATCTAACGACTGCCCCTATGCAAGCTCCAGAGATGATACAACTGGCGCGAGATGTTGGGTTTGAAACAATCGGCGCGCGTCTGACGTCGACAGCGCCGAATGAACCCAGCGCTCTGCTTGAAGATGCCTCTCTACAAAGAGCAACCATCTCTTGCATCAAAGCGACGGGCGTTGGCATTTTGGATGTAGAGGTCCTCAGGATTGATCCAGACTTCGAGGTGAAAGAGCACAAGCGACTTTTTGAGGTCGCTGCCATGCTCGGTGCTGCCGTGGTTCTCGCAATTGGCGACGATCCAGACGAATTGCGGCTGAGGGATCGCTTCGGTGAGTTATGCGAACTTGCGGCTCCTTACCATCTCGACGTCCAGCTCGAGTTCATGCCATGGACCGCCGTGCCAGACGCACGTACTGCGCTCAGAATTGTTAGTAGCATCGGGAAATCGAACGCAAAAATACTAGTCGACACCTTGCATGTCGCGAGGTCACAGACCACGCTTGATGATTTGAGTGCAATCCCGGCGGACATGATTAAATCGGTGCAGATTTGCGACGGTAATAATTGTGGAGTCATGTCTCCCGAAGCGATGATGCAATCGGCACGGTATGGACGATTGTTGCCGGGCGAGGGCGACGTCGATATCCCAGGAATACTATCGCGATTGCCCAACGGTCTTCGTATTGGGGTAGAGGTGCCGAACAGTATTCGGCTTGCTGAACTGGGTCCTAAGTCGTGGGCCGAGAGAGCGCTTGTTGCGTCAAAGCTTGTTGTCGAGCGAGTTGGACAGTCAATCGAGCTGCATGACGACTTGAACAGGGAAGGGGAGAAGTAA
- a CDS encoding polysaccharide deacetylase family protein, with translation MDTHDSVFYENTTVISRRPLIWPNGYRVAFAAVVSVEYYELRPPSNAFIPANVPGGFGRAPYPDVRAFSQREYGNRVGVFRVIEAFDKSGLSATAAVDAAVAQSYPYLVRQFRERRWPIVGHGYSLTRVISNKMSIDEEREYLNVSLTEVQKQSGARPTGWHGPEYGESERTPALLAELGIDYLLDWPNDEQPYVMRTPSGTILSLPMALELDDVVAHYHRRISMKRWKQAVLDALDQLTGDGRQSGRLLILNLHPWLIGHPHRIGYLEELLAEIASRNDVWKTTTQQLADHHRTLNSHAI, from the coding sequence ATGGACACGCACGATTCCGTTTTTTACGAAAACACCACTGTAATTTCTCGCCGTCCCCTGATCTGGCCGAATGGGTACCGAGTTGCGTTCGCAGCAGTGGTCAGTGTCGAGTATTACGAACTCCGGCCACCCTCGAACGCTTTCATCCCTGCAAACGTCCCGGGCGGGTTCGGCCGCGCGCCGTATCCGGACGTTCGCGCGTTTTCCCAAAGGGAATACGGCAACCGCGTTGGCGTTTTCAGAGTGATCGAAGCGTTTGACAAATCCGGTTTGTCGGCGACAGCTGCTGTCGACGCCGCGGTGGCCCAGAGCTATCCGTACCTGGTACGTCAATTTCGTGAACGGCGTTGGCCTATCGTTGGCCATGGATACAGCCTTACCCGCGTCATATCGAACAAGATGTCAATCGACGAGGAGCGCGAATACCTCAATGTTTCGCTCACGGAGGTCCAGAAGCAATCCGGCGCGCGCCCAACAGGCTGGCACGGCCCGGAGTATGGAGAATCTGAGCGCACGCCTGCCCTTCTCGCGGAACTCGGGATTGACTATCTGCTCGATTGGCCCAACGACGAGCAGCCCTATGTCATGCGGACGCCGTCTGGTACGATTCTTTCTTTGCCGATGGCGCTCGAGCTCGATGATGTCGTCGCCCATTACCATCGCCGTATTAGCATGAAGCGGTGGAAGCAGGCAGTTCTCGATGCGCTCGACCAGCTAACAGGGGACGGCAGACAAAGTGGTCGTCTTCTTATTTTGAACTTGCATCCGTGGCTGATTGGACATCCGCACCGGATCGGTTATCTTGAAGAGTTGCTGGCGGAAATTGCTAGCCGCAATGACGTCTGGAAAACGACGACACAGCAATTGGCCGATCACCACCGCACCCTCAACAGCCACGCAATCTAA
- a CDS encoding amidase family protein — translation MNDLLLHGTISNLSDAIQARKMSIREVASWYVRRIASVDRAGAAFNAVRELVPDVEREAAHLDEELATGKSRGPLHGIPVLLKDNILTSDGLGAAGGAAALANFKPGREATIVRRLRAAGALVLGKANLTEFADYVSDVMPSGFSGAGGRVKNPQSGDEYGRGLGSSVGSAASVAASLAPFAIGSETQNSIQSPALASSVVGYKPSTGVVSRAGIIPLVPSQDSPGPLVRTVEDIVLVMTALAGPDAADTLGLECLHDIPSALQPRAPRQIRIGVPRRAMADRSDFAGLMPTFQAVLDELRKSGVSIVDPCDLPAAEQLQDVRSSVFPTEFKAAINSFLAENGSPSGIDSLQSLINWNEARPEAIPYGQSLLLAAQATRGLDDSQYRLDRRRDIYLARDAGIDAATKLGDVDVLMAPMAAAAKCTGKAGAPVLAIPVGKGPDGAPFGITLYAPRGKDAQLLQVGLTVFSIVGERIRAAI, via the coding sequence ATGAACGATCTGCTGCTGCACGGAACGATCAGTAACCTCTCGGATGCCATCCAGGCACGTAAAATGAGTATCCGGGAGGTTGCGAGTTGGTACGTTCGGCGAATCGCCTCCGTGGATCGCGCCGGAGCGGCTTTCAATGCCGTTCGTGAGCTCGTGCCTGATGTCGAGCGCGAAGCCGCCCATCTCGACGAAGAACTCGCCACAGGAAAGTCTCGCGGACCTCTTCACGGCATCCCCGTGTTGTTGAAGGACAATATTCTGACGTCGGATGGTTTGGGAGCCGCCGGAGGAGCTGCAGCGTTGGCGAATTTCAAACCAGGCCGTGAGGCCACGATCGTGAGACGGCTCCGGGCGGCAGGTGCCCTTGTGCTGGGGAAAGCCAATCTGACAGAATTCGCGGATTACGTGTCTGACGTCATGCCATCCGGCTTTAGCGGCGCGGGCGGTCGCGTGAAGAATCCTCAAAGCGGGGACGAATACGGTCGAGGCCTCGGCTCAAGCGTCGGTTCTGCGGCATCTGTGGCGGCTTCGCTAGCACCCTTCGCTATAGGGAGTGAGACGCAGAATTCGATCCAGTCGCCAGCGCTGGCCTCGTCGGTGGTCGGATACAAGCCGAGCACAGGGGTCGTCAGCCGGGCCGGGATTATACCCTTGGTACCGAGCCAGGATTCCCCGGGCCCACTCGTGCGCACCGTCGAAGACATTGTTCTCGTTATGACGGCCTTGGCGGGACCGGACGCTGCTGACACTCTGGGATTGGAATGTTTGCACGACATTCCGAGCGCGTTGCAACCGAGGGCTCCACGTCAAATACGCATCGGCGTTCCCCGTCGAGCAATGGCCGATCGCTCCGATTTCGCGGGTCTAATGCCGACCTTTCAGGCCGTGCTCGACGAGCTCCGCAAATCGGGTGTCTCGATCGTCGATCCCTGTGACTTGCCAGCTGCAGAGCAGTTGCAAGACGTGCGGTCATCAGTATTCCCGACCGAGTTCAAGGCGGCTATTAATTCCTTCTTAGCCGAGAACGGGTCCCCATCTGGAATCGACTCCCTGCAGAGCCTGATCAATTGGAACGAAGCGCGTCCGGAAGCCATTCCGTATGGACAATCATTGCTGCTGGCCGCACAAGCCACGAGGGGGCTTGATGATAGCCAATATCGGCTTGATCGGCGTCGTGACATCTACCTCGCAAGAGATGCCGGCATCGATGCCGCGACCAAGCTGGGCGATGTGGACGTCCTTATGGCTCCCATGGCTGCTGCGGCCAAATGCACTGGCAAGGCTGGAGCTCCGGTCTTGGCGATCCCGGTCGGAAAAGGTCCGGATGGCGCTCCCTTCGGTATAACTTTGTATGCGCCGCGCGGAAAGGACGCCCAGCTCCTTCAAGTCGGCTTAACGGTGTTCTCCATCGTCGGAGAACGGATACGCGCAGCAATCTAA